AGGTCATCTCTTTGTCGGTTTATCCTGAACTTGTTCCTATGATTGAATGAAATATCAGCAGCAAGATACTTCTAATGACCTCCCTTAGAACATCCTCATTTAGTTTGGTGGAAGTTTCAGAAGGTTCCATTCCTGGTCAGGTTTCCTCTGTCATGTGTATCAGCTGATTTGCTGGGCAAATCTCCTTTGGCATTACTTACTTACTGGTTCTTTTGGGCAAATCTCCTTTGGCATTGGCTGCTCCAGATCTCTCTGTGGGCAAATCTCCTTTGGCACTAGTTCTAGTTTTAGCTTTAGTTTCGGACTGCTCTTTGGGCAAATCTCCTTTGGCACAAAATACTATCTTCTTatatttgctttattttggGTAAATCTCCTCCAGCTGTGAGTAGCAGCAGCTCTATCAGGGTAATTCTCCTTTGGCATTATTAGTCAAGTGTGCTGGCGGCGTGCACGTAAATTCTACCAAAATATCAAGAAGTACTTCTGGAAGGTGGAAGGTAATACACCGTTTTCCTTCAATGTAGCATTCTGTGGTGCCTGGAAAGCTATGATGGCCATGCGTTAGTTGTAGTCCAATGATACATAACTAGAGGTACCTAAATCATAGGACAAGTATTAACTCAAATTTAGAATAGAAGGCTAGAGAGAAATGCTTGTCCAGTCCTCACATGGTTAATTTATTTGTGGTGGCAAATATGAAGACAAATTTTGACATCAACATCAGCAGAAGGCTAGGGGGCCATACATACACATCGCAGTGGATAGATAATTGATTAGCATATAACATAATGTTACAATGAAAACGCCTCCACGATGTTTCTCTGTCATTCCTCCTGTGGGTGATATAATCATGATTTGTCAGTTGTCATGGTAGAATGGaaggaaaacaaaaaagaaataagCATATGGAGCCAATAGCAGAACAAAATAGTGGAAAGAGAAATTATGAGCACACCAAGGGTTTTAACAATTTGAAACAGTTACttttgacaaaaaaaagaaCCTAAATTATTCTTAAGTTAAATAAGGTTTGGATGTTTGGTGATCTTTTAGGTTCTGGTACCTTCCAATACATTGCAACCACCATAAAAAGATCTAGTTCTACATTCTTTTGTCTCGTTACGATCTCTAATCCTGTGTGTGCGTGCGCGTGTGTCCTTGCCTCCTTGGGTATGTTGTAAGGGTTCTCTaccctttttcttcttaatataaagaTACAACTCTCCTGCATgttggagaaaaaaaatctcTAATCCTCCTATGTTGCCTTTATTTTCTGCAGGAATACTTGGCCAACTGTGTTGTTACATTGCCATTCCAAACATCAACTTGCTTATTGTTGTTTGTTCTTGAGATTACCACGTTATCCATACAGTACACACCTTATTCTAAGAAGGTGGGCATTTATTTAATCTAACATTTCTTGACAAGGTTGTCTTATATGCCATATGGAATGACCAAGCGTGGTGTTGCAGGATTTGGAATCATGGATTTGTTTGCAATTGACTCGGATAGTGAGTCATATAGTGGGACCAGTGACAGCGAAGACCAAGAAGAATGCGAATTTACGTACAGTGACCATGCCCAGAGTATCTTGTCCAGCCTGGATGAGAGCATTGGCAAGATCGATAATTTTCTGACTTTTGAAAGGGGGTTTCTGCATGGGGATATAGTCTGCCCTGTTTCCGACCCCTCAGGTCAGCTGGGACGGGTTGTTGGTGTTGAAATGTTTGTTGACTTGGAGACAAGCTCTGGTGACATAATTAAAGATGTAAACAGCAAGAAGCTATCAAGAGTGAGATCCTTCGTTTCTGGAGACTGCGTCGTAATGGGACCATGGATTGGACGGGTGATCAGAGCATTTGACCTTGTTACTGTTTTGTTCAGCGGCGGGGCGAAGTGTGAAATGCTGTTAAGGGATTCTGAGGCACTGAAGCCCATTCCACCAATTCTTTTTGAAGATGCACCTTATTTTTACTATCCCGGTCAACGTGTGAGGATTGTTGAACCCTCGGTTTACCAGTCAGCAACATGGTTGTGTGGATCATGGAGGCCAGGTAGAGATGACGGTGTTGTCTCTCATGTAGATGTTGGGATGGTGCATGTGAACTGGATCACATCTGTGACCAATGTTTGGGGAGATAAATCATCAAGTCCTCCAAACATTCAGGATCCAAAGAAACTCACTTTGCTGTCATGCTTCCCTTATGCTAATTGGCAACTGGGTGATTGGTGTGCTCTTACAGCTGACGACCATGGATGTCTGTGGATGGATTCTGGGAAGTCTTGCATTGTTAGTGAAGCCTGGAAGTGCAACTCTCCTGGGCACATGCATTTGGAAAATTGTAGTTCAGGTTATTCTCAAACATATGTTGTCTCCAAGACAAAGAGTACTGTTGATATTCTTTGGCAAAATGGAAGCATATCCCTTGGTCTGGAACCCCAGACACTGGTTCCTGTGAGTACCCTTGGTGATTATGATTTTTGGCCAGGGCAATTTGTCCTAGAGAAACTGGCTGTTGAGGATTCTGCAAGATGTCAACGAACTGGGATAGTGAGAAATGTGGATGCACTCGAGCGAACAGTAAATGTATCATGGATTAGTCCTGCAGGCAGTGACACTGTCAGCTATGGAAGAACAGTGGAGACTGTGAGTGCTTACGAGCTGGTAGAGCACCCAGATTTCTCCTTCTGCACTGGTGAGGTCGTTATCAGGTCAGCTGTGAACATAAAAAAGTCTGAAGCAGATCTCACAAATGTGTCATTAGCAAGCAGGGAATCATTGGTTACCCACTCTGACTTCTTATCATGCATCGGAAATGTGCTTGGCTACAAGGATGACGGAATTGAAGTCCAGTGGGCTAATGGTGTGATATCCAAGGTAAACTTAGCTTTGACTCTGCCACTAGCTTCTTAAGTGCTAGTCTTGCATCCTGGTCGTGTTTAGTCAATCATTTACTTTCTTAAGCTGCGTTCTTTGTTGATTCTTATAttttctgatcttcttttgagTTTGAGATATGGACCTCAACATACTATTTGTAACAGATCTCTCTCGTCCAGTGTCAGGTGCAGCATTTTGAAATAATTGGATTGGATAAACTTCTTGATAGTTCACTAGAATCGATGCATGAGGAAAATACAGCCGGTGATTCAGTAGATATGGACGAGCAGGACGAAATGCATCATGAGAACGCAAACATCTGTTTCTCTATCTATCCTGTACTCTCTCTATCCTGTGTTGAACCAGTATTGATCTTCGCCTTTTTAAAATTTACTAAGAGATGACCGAATAATTTTTTGTTCAGATTGCTCTGGAATCTACTGACTGCACTGGTTCCTTGTGCAAAGCCACTGCCTTTCTCTTTCCCAAGACAGCTTTTGATTTCCTTACAAATGTGGCTTCTAGTTTATTTGGTACTCATGGTTCTCCATCGCCAAGCTCAGTAAGTTCcagttatcttttctaataagaCATTTTTTTCATAATTCTAAGGTGAAGTTTTTCTTCCAGGTTGTGATAGATCCTCGATATCAAATTATTAAGACGGCAGAAATGCAGACATCTGCAGATGAATTGCCAGAGGAAAAACAGGTAGTGGAGTTGGTGGCAAAGATTGAGAAACCAAATCTCACTTCAGAAGATAACACATCAAAAGGATTTGATGTAGTGACTGATTGTTCGGATCATCACTTTGCGAAGGGAAGTGGCCATGAAAGTGTAATGCATCTTCTGAAGCTTTCACTGGCATTTTGTTTCAAGCGATAGTTATTCGTGCATATAGAGAAGTCTGTGTGATGATGTTTATTTTCTATTCTCTTAGGTTACAAGAAGTTGGGTGAAGAAGGTGCAACAAGAATGGACGATCCTGCAAAATGATTTACCAGGTGTGCTtttctgttgtttgtatttattCAATAAGGGCACTTTCTTTAACTGATCCCTATTATTGAATGTGAAACTTGACTAGCTGTCTAATTCACTCAGTATTTCTTGGAGATAGTTGTAACTAT
The nucleotide sequence above comes from Panicum virgatum strain AP13 chromosome 3K, P.virgatum_v5, whole genome shotgun sequence. Encoded proteins:
- the LOC120697873 gene encoding probable ubiquitin-conjugating enzyme E2 24 isoform X4; its protein translation is MDLFAIDSDSESYSGTSDSEDQEECEFTYSDHAQSILSSLDESIGKIDNFLTFERGFLHGDIVCPVSDPSGQLGRVVGVEMFVDLETSSGDIIKDVNSKKLSRVRSFVSGDCVVMGPWIGRVIRAFDLVTVLFSGGAKCEMLLRDSEALKPIPPILFEDAPYFYYPGQRVRIVEPSVYQSATWLCGSWRPGRDDGVVSHVDVGMVHVNWITSVTNVWGDKSSSPPNIQDPKKLTLLSCFPYANWQLGDWCALTADDHGCLWMDSGKSCIVSEAWKCNSPGHMHLENCSSGYSQTYVVSKTKSTVDILWQNGSISLGLEPQTLVPVSTLGDYDFWPGQFVLEKLAVEDSARCQRTGIVRNVDALERTVNVSWISPAGSDTVSYGRTVETVSAYELVEHPDFSFCTGEVVIRSAVNIKKSEADLTNVSLASRESLVTHSDFLSCIGNVLGYKDDGIEVQWANGVISKCQVQHFEIIGLDKLLDSSLESMHEENTAGDSVDMDEQDEMHHENANICFSIYPIALESTDCTGSLCKATAFLFPKTAFDFLTNVASSLFGTHGSPSPSSVVIDPRYQIIKTAEMQTSADELPEEKQVVELVAKIEKPNLTSEDNTSKGFDVVTDCSDHHFAKGSGHESVTRSWVKKVQQEWTILQNDLPDGIHVRVFEERMDLLRACIVGATGTPYHDNLFFFDIFFPPDYPHEPPSVHYHSGGLRLNPNLYESGKVCLSLLKTWTGTGNEVWNPDNSTVLQLLLSLQALVLNEKPYFNEAGYDKFLGKADGEKNSITYNENAFLLSCKSMMYVLHKPPKHFEKLVKEHFTCRAQRILDACEAYLGGDLVGHAHDKAYISEDGSKNCSTGFKIMLGKLLPKIAAAFSEAGIISGQ
- the LOC120697873 gene encoding probable ubiquitin-conjugating enzyme E2 24 isoform X3, whose translation is MDLFAIDSDSESYSGTSDSEDQEECEFTYSDHAQSILSSLDESIGKIDNFLTFERGFLHGDIVCPVSDPSGQLGRVVGVEMFVDLETSSGDIIKDVNSKKLSRVRSFVSGDCVVMGPWIGRVIRAFDLVTVLFSGGAKCEMLLRDSEALKPIPPILFEDAPYFYYPGQRVRIVEPSVYQSATWLCGSWRPGRDDGVVSHVDVGMVHVNWITSVTNVWGDKSSSPPNIQDPKKLTLLSCFPYANWQLGDWCALTADDHGCLWMDSGKSCIVSEAWKCNSPGHMHLENCSSGYSQTYVVSKTKSTVDILWQNGSISLGLEPQTLVPVSTLGDYDFWPGQFVLEKLAVEDSARCQRTGIVRNVDALERTVNVSWISPAGSDTVSYGRTVETVSAYELVEHPDFSFCTGEVVIRSAVNIKKSEADLTNVSLASRESLVTHSDFLSCIGNVLGYKDDGIEVQWANGVISKISLVQCQVQHFEIIGLDKLLDSSLESMHEENTAGDSVDMDEQDEMHHENANICFSIYPIALESTDCTGSLCKATAFLFPKTAFDFLTNVASSLFGTHGSPSPSSVVIDPRYQIIKTAEMQTSADELPEEKQVVELVAKIEKPNLTSEDNTSKGFDVVTDCSDHHFAKGSGHESVTRSWVKKVQQEWTILQNDLPDGIHVRVFEERMDLLRACIVGATGTPYHDNLFFFDIFFPPDYPHEPPSVHYHSGGLRLNPNLYESGKVCLSLLKTWTGTGNEVWNPDNSTVLQLLLSLQALVLNEKPYFNEAGYDKFLGKADGEKNSITYNENAFLLSCKSMMYVLHKPPKHFEKLVKEHFTCRAQRILDACEAYLGGDLVGHAHDKAYISEDGSKNCSTGFKIMLGKLLPKIAAAFSEAGIISGQ
- the LOC120697873 gene encoding probable ubiquitin-conjugating enzyme E2 24 isoform X2, which encodes MPYGMTKRGVAGFGIMDLFAIDSDSESYSGTSDSEDQEECEFTYSDHAQSILSSLDESIGKIDNFLTFERGFLHGDIVCPVSDPSGQLGRVVGVEMFVDLETSSGDIIKDVNSKKLSRVRSFVSGDCVVMGPWIGRVIRAFDLVTVLFSGGAKCEMLLRDSEALKPIPPILFEDAPYFYYPGQRVRIVEPSVYQSATWLCGSWRPGRDDGVVSHVDVGMVHVNWITSVTNVWGDKSSSPPNIQDPKKLTLLSCFPYANWQLGDWCALTADDHGCLWMDSGKSCIVSEAWKCNSPGHMHLENCSSGYSQTYVVSKTKSTVDILWQNGSISLGLEPQTLVPVSTLGDYDFWPGQFVLEKLAVEDSARCQRTGIVRNVDALERTVNVSWISPAGSDTVSYGRTVETVSAYELVEHPDFSFCTGEVVIRSAVNIKKSEADLTNVSLASRESLVTHSDFLSCIGNVLGYKDDGIEVQWANGVISKCQVQHFEIIGLDKLLDSSLESMHEENTAGDSVDMDEQDEMHHENANICFSIYPIALESTDCTGSLCKATAFLFPKTAFDFLTNVASSLFGTHGSPSPSSVVIDPRYQIIKTAEMQTSADELPEEKQVVELVAKIEKPNLTSEDNTSKGFDVVTDCSDHHFAKGSGHESVTRSWVKKVQQEWTILQNDLPDGIHVRVFEERMDLLRACIVGATGTPYHDNLFFFDIFFPPDYPHEPPSVHYHSGGLRLNPNLYESGKVCLSLLKTWTGTGNEVWNPDNSTVLQLLLSLQALVLNEKPYFNEAGYDKFLGKADGEKNSITYNENAFLLSCKSMMYVLHKPPKHFEKLVKEHFTCRAQRILDACEAYLGGDLVGHAHDKAYISEDGSKNCSTGFKIMLGKLLPKIAAAFSEAGIISGQ
- the LOC120697873 gene encoding probable ubiquitin-conjugating enzyme E2 24 isoform X1, translating into MPYGMTKRGVAGFGIMDLFAIDSDSESYSGTSDSEDQEECEFTYSDHAQSILSSLDESIGKIDNFLTFERGFLHGDIVCPVSDPSGQLGRVVGVEMFVDLETSSGDIIKDVNSKKLSRVRSFVSGDCVVMGPWIGRVIRAFDLVTVLFSGGAKCEMLLRDSEALKPIPPILFEDAPYFYYPGQRVRIVEPSVYQSATWLCGSWRPGRDDGVVSHVDVGMVHVNWITSVTNVWGDKSSSPPNIQDPKKLTLLSCFPYANWQLGDWCALTADDHGCLWMDSGKSCIVSEAWKCNSPGHMHLENCSSGYSQTYVVSKTKSTVDILWQNGSISLGLEPQTLVPVSTLGDYDFWPGQFVLEKLAVEDSARCQRTGIVRNVDALERTVNVSWISPAGSDTVSYGRTVETVSAYELVEHPDFSFCTGEVVIRSAVNIKKSEADLTNVSLASRESLVTHSDFLSCIGNVLGYKDDGIEVQWANGVISKVQHFEIIGLDKLLDSSLESMHEENTAGDSVDMDEQDEMHHENANICFSIYPIALESTDCTGSLCKATAFLFPKTAFDFLTNVASSLFGTHGSPSPSSVVIDPRYQIIKTAEMQTSADELPEEKQVVELVAKIEKPNLTSEDNTSKGFDVVTDCSDHHFAKGSGHESVTRSWVKKVQQEWTILQNDLPDGIHVRVFEERMDLLRACIVGATGTPYHDNLFFFDIFFPPDYPHEPPSVHYHSGGLRLNPNLYESGKVCLSLLKTWTGTGNEVWNPDNSTVLQLLLSLQALVLNEKPYFNEAGYDKFLGKADGEKNSITYNENAFLLSCKSMMYVLHKPPKHFEKLVKEHFTCRAQRILDACEAYLGGDLVGHAHDKAYISEDGSKNCSTGFKIMLGKLLPKIAAAFSEAGIISGQ